Proteins found in one Sorghum bicolor cultivar BTx623 chromosome 1, Sorghum_bicolor_NCBIv3, whole genome shotgun sequence genomic segment:
- the LOC8066256 gene encoding probable esterase D14L yields MGIVEEAHNLRVVGEGKRGVIVLAHGFGTDQSVWKHLVPHLVADYRVVLFDTMGAGPTNPDYFDFARYATLEGYALDLLAILQELGVQSCIYVGHSVSAVIGALASISRPDLFTKLVLLSASPRYLNDVDYYGGFEQDELDELFEAMRSNYKAWCSGFAPLCVGGDMESVAVQEFSRTLFNIRPDIALSVAQTIFQSDVRSLLPLVSVPCHIIQSTKDLAVPVVVSEYLHKHLGGDSIVEVMPSEGHLPQLSSPDIVIPVLLRHIQHDIAV; encoded by the exons ATGGGGATCGTGGAGGAGGCGCACAACCTGCGCGTGGTGGGCGAGGGCAAGCGCGGGGTCATCGTGCTGGCGCACGGCTTCGGCACCGACCAGTCCGTCTGGAAGCACCTGGTCCCGCACCTCGTCGCCGACTACCGCGTCGTGCTCTTCGACACCATGGGCGCCGGGCCCACCAACCCGGACTACTTCGACTTCGCCCGCTACGCCACGCTCGAGGGCTACGCGCTCGACCTCCTCGCCATCCTCCAGGAGCTCGGCGTCCAGTCCTGCATCTACGTCGGCCACTCCGTCTCCGCCGTCATCGGCGCGCTCGCCTCCATCTCAAGGCCCGACCTCTTCACAAAGCTCGTCCTACTCTCCGCGTCCCCAAG GTACCTCAATGATGTGGACTACTATGGCGGGTTTGAACAAGATGAGCTTGATGAGCTGTTTGAGGCGATGCGATCAAACTACAAGGCCTGGTGCTCAGGTTTTGCACCCCTGTGTGTTGGAGGAGATATGGAATCAGTGGCAGTTCAGGAGTTTAGCAGGACACTCTTCAATATACGCCCAGACATTGCACTTAGTGTTGCCCAGACGATCTTCCAGAGCGACGTGCGCAGCCTCCTCCCGCTTGTTAGTGTCCCATGCCACATAATTCAGAGCACCAAGGATCTTGCGGTGCCAGTTGTGGTGTCTGAGTACCTGCACAAGCACCTCGGTGGCGACTCCATTGTAGAGGTGATGCCCTCTGAAGGCCATCTCCCCCAGCTGAGCTCTCCAGACATTGTAATCCCTGTCTTACTCCGGCACATTCAGCATGATATTGCAGTCTAG